The Papaver somniferum cultivar HN1 chromosome 3, ASM357369v1, whole genome shotgun sequence genome includes a region encoding these proteins:
- the LOC113362090 gene encoding universal stress protein A-like protein: MEVQERKIVVAIDEGDESIYALTWAIKNVVSQNSNDTIILLYAKPPLKIYSTLDGSGYLFSSDVIMSMEKYSKEVADSVIEKARRVCGDLQNVKVETRIEKGDARDVICDAVEKIGADILVMGTHGYGMIKRAFLGSVSTHCAQNVKCPVLIVKKPKSS; encoded by the exons ATGGAAGTACAAGAACGTAAGATTGTTGTTGCAATTGATGAAGGAGATGAAAGTATATATGCATTAACATGGGCAATCAAGAATGTAGTCTCACAAAATTCCAATGATACCATCATTCTTCTCTATGCAAAACCACCTCTGAAAATTTATTCTACTCTTGATGGATCAG GGTATTTGTTTTCATCTGATGTTATTATGTCAATGGAGAAATATAGCAAGGAAGTTGCTGATTCTGTAATTGAGAAAGCTAGAAGGGTTTGCGGAGATCTTCAAAAT GTGAAAGTGGAGACAAGGATTGAGAAAGGTGATGCTAGAGATGTGATCTGCGATGCAGTTGAGAAGATTGGTGCTGATATATTAGTCATGGGGACTCATGGCTATGGCATGATCAAGAG GGCTTTTCTTGGAAGTGTAAGTACTCATTGTGCACAAAATGTCAAGTGTCCTGTTTTGATTGTGAAGAAGCCCAAATCATCCTAG